The DNA segment TCCAAAAGAATCCTAACTTGGTCGATCAGTCGAACAGAAAGAATCCTTTCGATATAGTACGTAGCACTGCACATTTCTACTCTTTTACTgaaatatgtttatattttctcAGGTtatgaaaaacatcaaaaataaatgggGCGATAAAAAAGCAGATGAGAAAGATTCTTGAAGTGATCAATCACTAGTGGAAATTTAGTTACTTGTTTGTAAACTTTTATGATATTGATTTTTTCTGATTGTAAGGAGTCAAAATCAAATGTGCTTATTTTTGTCATTAAACACTATCATTGGTTCAATCggctcctgtttactttagcgGCCACCTTAtatttttctcattcatttACTTTAGTGCACACCTGTGATTTTGACATTGATACATGAATgctttgatttgatttgaaacccatttgatttttgaacatattTTATCCTTGGAAAAAGTATGAGCTCACTAATTGTTCTAATTAATCGATAAAATATATTTACACACATAataaatttataatttcataGTTAACGACAAGAAAAGTTTTCAGTCCAATCAACACCAATTATTTCTTAAGAAAACCAAGTTTTTGTCAAATATTTGGTAGATGATCCATTTTAGCCTTCTGTTGAATGGTCTGCTTCAATGGGCTCATCAGTTTGTTTGAACCAAGCTGAGGTAATATTGCATTATTGGAattctgcaaaaaaaatttcactataTTATATTCAAGATCAACATTTTTATTTCTCACCCTTGAACCTCTCGATATTTTTTCGGTATTTTGAACTTCGTTCTCTTCAACTTTGAAGTGGAAATTGGCGAAATATTCGTGACCTAACAACTCACTGCAGGTCCATCTTTTAGAGGGATCTTTATCCAgacatttctgaaaaaattgttgattaATTGTGAGTTTTATGTTTCTTGATCTTTATGCATTGTTGTTGAGATTCGTAATATCAAATTCTCTGACTATACCTTCAAAAAGTCGATGGTGGTCTCACTAGTGGTGGGGAATTTCGATTCCAGCGGTATTAGTTGTTGCGGTGTGGGCAAAATTATACCTTGGAAAAAATCGTTATTCTTGAAAGCTTGCATATGTCTTGGTAAAAGGTCCCCTACCGTGCATCTGATCAAGTACAGCTGATCAACATCGGATTTTCCAGGCCATATCGCTTCCCCTCTTATTAGTTCTGCTAGAACGCATCCTGAAAATGGGATTTCTTGGTGTATTCAAGTAGGATAATAACGTATTCCAAAATTGAATTCGCTATTTGATAATTAGCAAAAGGTCATAAAATAGGATATGTGCATATACCTATAGCCCATACATCTACAGGAGTTCCATACTGAGTGTCACCTACTAGTAA comes from the Coccinella septempunctata chromosome 2, icCocSept1.1, whole genome shotgun sequence genome and includes:
- the LOC123307197 gene encoding uncharacterized protein LOC123307197 is translated as MTNSPDKFGAVKGFVNRNLVLIVMVPMLITLHWGWFTLQKNPNLVDQSNRKNPFDIVMKNIKNKWGDKKADEKDS
- the LOC123307196 gene encoding cyclin-dependent kinase-like 1 isoform X2, translated to MERYEKLGKLGEGSYGVVYKCRSRDTGEIVAIKKFTESEEDPLIRKIALREIRLLKNLKHPNLINLIEVFRRKRRLHLVFEFCERTVLNELERFPRGCPDLLTQQIVWQTLKAVAYCHHHGCIHRDIKPENILLTSTGIVKLCDFGFARMLSPGENYTDYVATRWYRSPELLVGDTQYGTPVDVWAIGCVLAELIRGEAIWPGKSDVDQLYLIRCTVGDLLPRHMQAFKNNDFFQGIILPTPQQLIPLESKFPTTSETTIDFLKKCLDKDPSKRWTCSELLGHEYFANFHFKVEENEVQNTEKISRGSRNSNNAILPQLGSNKLMSPLKQTIQQKAKMDHLPNI